GAGCTATTGAGATCAAGACCTGAGATCAAGGCTAAACTTTGGGAGAATGTTGAAAAATTACAGAGTGGATTAAAAGAAAGAGGATTCAACATTGGGGATACCAACACTTGTGTAACCCCGGTAATGATGCAGGGAACTCCTGTAGAAGCTACTCTACTGGTAAAAGACTTGAGAGAAAATTATGGTATTTTCACCTCCGTGGTGGTATATCCTGTAATTCCTAAGGGAATGATTCTTTTAAGATTAATTCCAACCGCTTCACATACAGATGCAGAGATTAATGAAACTCTGGCCGCATTTGAAGGGATTCATGATAAATTAGTAAGTGGTTACTATAAAGATCAGGAACAAAAATTACTACAAGAACAAGGATTAAGCTTTAAACCAATTTAATCTTTAGAAAAATAAAGAAAAAAAAACCACTGATTGATTCAGTGGTTTTTTATTTTAAAAACTATAAAAGCTATAAAAACAAATGAAACTTAGGGGTTATATGTTGGGCGTTATGTCAGCCGTTTCCTATGGATTGATTCCAATTTTTATTCTGCCCATCAAGCAGGCTCATTTTTCAATGGACATTACCCTGTTTTACAGGTTTTCCTTTTCAGCCTTAATGGTGGGCGGATATCTGATGTATTCCAGACAAAATTTTAGGATCAATAAAAAAGAAGCTTTAATATTAGCAATTCTCGGAATATGCTATGCCCTTTCTTCAGAGTTTTTATTTATAGGATATGATTTTCTTACTGCCGGAATTGCCTCTACTGTTTTATTTATATATCCCGTCATTGTCGCTTTAATTATGTTTTTCTTTTATAAGGAAAAGCTTAACCGGTTATCTGTAGTTTCTTTACTGCTTGCTTTTGCAGGGGTAATTGTTTTATGCCTAAAAGAAAATGGACTAGAGATTAATTTTGCAGGCTTGGGAATTGTAATGCTGAGCTCTCTTTTCTATGCACTTTATATGGTGATCGTCAACAAATCAAACCTTAAGGTGTCAGGATTTAAGCTTACCTTTTACTCTATGCTTTTTACTTCCATGTTCTTTATGACAAAATCTGTGATAGGCAATGAGTCTTTTGCTATTCCATCAACAGCAATCTTTTTTAACTTTCTTATTTTTGCTTTTCTTACTACGGTTATTTCCAGCCTTTGTCTGGTATATGCCATTAAAAATATCGGTTCTACACCAG
This genomic interval from Chryseobacterium joostei contains the following:
- a CDS encoding DMT family transporter, which gives rise to MKLRGYMLGVMSAVSYGLIPIFILPIKQAHFSMDITLFYRFSFSALMVGGYLMYSRQNFRINKKEALILAILGICYALSSEFLFIGYDFLTAGIASTVLFIYPVIVALIMFFFYKEKLNRLSVVSLLLAFAGVIVLCLKENGLEINFAGLGIVMLSSLFYALYMVIVNKSNLKVSGFKLTFYSMLFTSMFFMTKSVIGNESFAIPSTAIFFNFLIFAFLTTVISSLCLVYAIKNIGSTPVAILGALEPVVAVMVSVLIFHENFTTNLLIGITLILLGVILNVISDRKKVSHI